One window of the Gammaproteobacteria bacterium genome contains the following:
- a CDS encoding sigma-70 family RNA polymerase sigma factor, translating to MCAVHCGRDPVRLRPPGPRAPPLTPRDGGTGFDRERFHAGDRALFRDLVRETSPRMLRLIRGYARDDDHAADLLQLCWVRIYRKRARFAGTGSFLGWALTVCRNVCRTEARKRRYGRLVRLDDHGDLPDHTPDPADQLNRQERAAALYRALERLRERERDAILLRILEGRSTAEVARMLAVKEVSVRSLIHRGLKKLRQMDRLGVET from the coding sequence GTGTGTGCCGTCCATTGCGGCAGGGATCCTGTTCGCCTTCGTCCGCCCGGACCGCGAGCCCCGCCGTTGACCCCGCGCGATGGCGGCACCGGCTTCGACCGGGAGCGATTTCATGCGGGAGACCGGGCGCTGTTTCGCGACCTGGTCCGCGAGACGTCCCCGCGCATGCTGCGGCTGATCCGTGGCTATGCCCGGGATGACGACCACGCGGCCGATCTGTTGCAACTCTGCTGGGTCCGCATCTACCGCAAGCGTGCGCGCTTCGCCGGTACCGGATCCTTTCTCGGGTGGGCGCTGACGGTGTGCAGGAATGTCTGCCGGACGGAGGCACGCAAACGTCGGTACGGACGCCTGGTCCGCCTTGACGACCACGGCGATCTCCCCGACCACACACCCGATCCGGCCGACCAGTTGAACCGCCAGGAGCGGGCGGCCGCGCTGTACCGGGCGCTCGAGCGGCTCAGGGAGCGCGAGCGGGACGCGATCCTGCTGCGCATCCTCGAAGGCCGGAGCACTGCCGAGGTGGCGCGGATGCTGGCCGTGAAGGAGGTGTCAGTCCGCTCGCTGATCCATCGGGGCCTGAAGAAGCTGCGCCAGATGGACCGGCTCGGCGTCGAGACCTGA
- a CDS encoding efflux RND transporter periplasmic adaptor subunit, with the protein MSFSKTTLRVTTAVIITVLLGGGTYLRLRPTPEEEDAAAPAEATALEVREASLESFARRAQPVSGARVLRDTLWIRIAASARAAAFRQATLSARVAGQVRDVMVRENDPVDADAFLIQIDTTEYALALARATSSLTGAQAEYEQIVLFDDEIADPQVRAERARVARSRSGLNEATVNVRQAELELSWTRIGAPFAGRIADLLVVAGQLVAQNDELVTIVELDPIKVEARVLEGEIGLLDEGRRATMTFAAFPGETFTGTVETINPVIDVETRAARVTVLLSNPGGRIKPGMYANVSLDAQHFTDRILVPRSAVLERDRRTMLFVFDEEEAEIGRAEWRYVTTGLENDRVVEIVENPETSMVDPGEIVLVDGHHFLGHDAAVQLAEEDIAAGAGASAGSGRTADTPTRWRPRR; encoded by the coding sequence ATGAGTTTTTCGAAGACGACGCTACGAGTTACGACTGCGGTCATCATCACGGTGCTGCTCGGCGGAGGGACCTACCTGAGGCTTCGCCCCACTCCGGAGGAAGAGGATGCCGCAGCCCCTGCCGAGGCGACTGCGCTCGAAGTGCGCGAGGCCTCGCTGGAGAGCTTTGCCCGGCGCGCACAACCGGTTAGCGGGGCACGCGTGCTGCGCGATACGCTCTGGATCCGCATCGCGGCGTCGGCGCGCGCGGCCGCGTTCCGCCAGGCCACTCTCTCGGCCCGCGTTGCCGGCCAGGTGCGGGATGTGATGGTGCGCGAGAACGATCCGGTTGACGCCGATGCCTTCCTCATCCAGATCGACACCACCGAGTACGCGCTGGCGCTGGCGCGCGCCACCAGCAGTCTCACCGGCGCCCAGGCCGAATACGAGCAGATCGTGCTCTTCGACGACGAGATCGCCGATCCCCAGGTGCGGGCGGAGCGGGCGCGCGTCGCGCGGTCGCGCAGCGGTCTGAACGAGGCCACGGTGAACGTTCGCCAAGCGGAGCTGGAACTCTCGTGGACGCGCATCGGCGCGCCCTTCGCCGGGCGGATCGCCGACCTGCTGGTCGTGGCCGGCCAGCTCGTGGCACAGAACGACGAGTTGGTCACCATCGTGGAACTGGACCCGATCAAGGTCGAGGCCCGGGTGCTGGAGGGGGAAATCGGACTCCTGGACGAGGGCCGGCGCGCCACCATGACCTTCGCCGCGTTTCCCGGCGAAACCTTCACCGGTACGGTGGAGACCATCAACCCGGTTATCGATGTCGAGACCCGCGCGGCACGCGTGACCGTGCTGCTGTCCAACCCCGGCGGCCGGATCAAGCCCGGCATGTACGCAAACGTCTCGCTGGACGCGCAGCACTTCACCGACCGTATCCTGGTCCCGCGCTCGGCTGTGCTCGAGCGCGACCGGCGCACCATGCTCTTCGTCTTCGATGAAGAGGAAGCGGAGATCGGCCGCGCCGAGTGGCGCTACGTCACCACCGGGCTGGAGAACGACCGAGTAGTGGAGATCGTGGAGAACCCGGAAACCTCGATGGTCGATCCCGGAGAGATCGTGCTCGTCGACGGTCACCACTTCCTCGGGCACGACGCAGCCGTCCAGCTCGCCGAGGAAGACATCGCCGCTGGTGCCGGAGCTTCCGCGGGGTCGGGACGCACGGCAGATACCCCAACTCGTTGGCGGCCGCGTCGGTAA
- the lepB gene encoding signal peptidase I, which yields MRKNKPEFQGRRPSFRRSLVRTACLVFGLLTVRVVALQAFTITSGSMEPTLSAGDFLLVNKAALGSRVPFTDIRIPGYSEPERGEILVFDPPHEDKLTVVKRLVGMPGDTLEMRDKTLYLNGRVLDEPYVMHTEGESGFSAAPMLWQQEILVDGPRENYRPTRDTWGPLVIPDDRYFMLGDNRDASLDSRTWGLLERWRFEGRVIVRYFSYNRDSYRPFPFIREIRWSRIGTRPQ from the coding sequence ATGCGAAAGAACAAGCCAGAGTTCCAAGGGCGAAGACCGTCGTTCAGGCGTTCGCTCGTCAGGACCGCGTGCCTCGTCTTCGGCCTTCTGACGGTCCGCGTCGTGGCGCTTCAGGCCTTCACCATCACGTCCGGATCCATGGAGCCGACGTTGTCGGCGGGGGACTTCCTGCTCGTCAACAAGGCCGCGCTCGGCTCGCGGGTTCCGTTCACCGACATCCGCATCCCGGGCTACTCGGAGCCCGAGAGAGGGGAGATCCTGGTTTTCGATCCCCCGCACGAAGACAAGCTGACCGTCGTCAAGCGGCTTGTCGGTATGCCCGGCGACACCTTGGAGATGCGGGATAAGACCTTGTACCTGAACGGGCGGGTGCTGGACGAACCATACGTGATGCACACCGAAGGGGAGTCCGGTTTCTCCGCGGCTCCGATGCTGTGGCAGCAGGAGATCCTGGTTGATGGTCCGAGGGAGAACTACCGGCCGACCCGCGACACATGGGGTCCCCTCGTGATCCCCGACGACCGCTACTTCATGCTCGGCGACAATCGGGACGCGAGTCTGGATTCGCGCACTTGGGGGCTTCTGGAGCGCTGGCGCTTCGAGGGACGGGTCATCGTGCGCTACTTCTCCTACAACCGGGATTCCTACCGGCCATTCCCGTTCATCCGCGAAATACGGTGGAGCCGGATCGGAACCCGACCCCAATGA
- a CDS encoding endonuclease NucS, which translates to MFFTDIHVRDFIEVLAALPSTPAETRAHIMGAFGVLVTGDDPVGWWDALTLDRGEEGAANAVAQLVISKGGKRVLALIRADASGRSITPRADDSKLVRLLFDDAMEDVLYDQWGLQYGVCEYFKETQVVLEDDDPDLPEPEDEYDLNDLEEDENDTENGHGLSDPFSGEPRPSAQRGAKWTLERLQTPPRGFLPVPSGWKEKDLEDFLWANWEAVDFGFDRPIYLVGKQQRLSDSSSDRVDLLAKGKSGERIAIELKIVEARRGDYTQLTSYMGNMESSGVPADKARGILVAPSFSQKVLNSAGIEPRITLLRFNRGP; encoded by the coding sequence ATGTTCTTTACCGACATCCACGTTCGCGATTTCATCGAAGTGCTCGCAGCACTCCCGAGTACACCGGCAGAGACTCGTGCGCACATCATGGGCGCATTCGGCGTGCTGGTCACCGGCGACGATCCGGTCGGATGGTGGGACGCCCTGACCCTCGACCGTGGTGAGGAGGGCGCTGCCAACGCCGTGGCTCAGTTGGTCATTTCGAAGGGCGGCAAGCGCGTGTTGGCTCTGATAAGAGCCGACGCCTCCGGTCGGAGCATCACGCCCAGAGCGGATGATTCGAAGCTGGTGAGACTCCTCTTCGACGATGCGATGGAAGATGTTCTGTACGATCAGTGGGGGTTGCAGTACGGCGTGTGTGAGTACTTCAAGGAGACGCAGGTGGTTCTGGAGGACGACGACCCCGACTTGCCGGAACCTGAAGACGAATACGATCTGAATGACCTTGAAGAGGACGAGAACGACACGGAGAACGGCCACGGCCTATCCGATCCGTTCTCAGGCGAGCCGCGGCCGAGCGCGCAGCGGGGAGCGAAATGGACCTTGGAACGGCTTCAGACTCCACCGAGAGGGTTTCTCCCGGTTCCAAGTGGCTGGAAGGAGAAGGACTTGGAGGACTTCCTGTGGGCTAACTGGGAGGCTGTTGACTTCGGCTTCGACCGCCCCATCTACCTCGTCGGGAAGCAGCAGCGCCTGAGCGACAGCAGCAGTGATCGGGTTGATCTCCTCGCCAAGGGCAAGTCGGGCGAGCGCATCGCAATCGAGCTGAAGATCGTTGAGGCACGACGGGGCGATTACACCCAGCTTACGTCCTACATGGGGAACATGGAGTCGAGCGGTGTACCCGCAGACAAGGCGCGCGGCATCCTGGTCGCACCCTCCTTTTCGCAAAAGGTGCTCAACTCAGCGGGTATCGAGCCCCGGATCACCCTCCTCCGGTTCAACAGAGGGCCATAG
- a CDS encoding polymer-forming cytoskeletal protein, whose product MLKKRFPPPASPSSDKSSIIGPGMSVVGDCKTTGAIHVEGRVEGDMEAGAAVVVGKNGVVRGNVSAEDAVVSGRVEGNLTVSSRLKMRATGRVEGDVDAQRIVMEDGAVIDGTLKMGS is encoded by the coding sequence ATGTTGAAGAAACGCTTCCCCCCGCCTGCCTCGCCATCGAGCGACAAGAGTTCGATCATCGGCCCGGGGATGTCCGTGGTCGGCGACTGCAAGACCACGGGCGCGATTCACGTCGAAGGCCGAGTCGAAGGAGATATGGAAGCCGGAGCGGCTGTTGTCGTCGGCAAGAACGGCGTGGTTCGAGGCAATGTCTCCGCCGAGGACGCCGTGGTCTCGGGGCGTGTCGAGGGGAATCTGACGGTCTCTTCGCGGCTGAAGATGCGAGCCACCGGTCGCGTGGAGGGTGATGTCGACGCTCAACGGATCGTGATGGAGGATGGCGCGGTGATCGACGGGACCCTGAAGATGGGAAGCTGA
- a CDS encoding TonB-dependent receptor → METETALNVDPARLATLEADRSGLGFKVLTFALAMMAAGLSWVAPVSAQQTGTITGTVEDAETGEPLASAQISVPALGIGVLSSGNGRFALPGVPVGTHELRAERLGYAVLSLSVTVNADAAATVELRLTTTVLGLAELVVTGTAFSESLVQLPYAVAVSSRRTLAEQGSPQAVDFFRNLGSSAGVLGDRQGWYNTRPPAAVSETVASVNLRGIGPSRTLVLLNGRRQVYLPARLSGGRFVDVNAFPSIALDRIEVVKEGASAVYGSDAVAGVANFLTRSDFEGLEVSGSHEYFAGSGETHAGAIWGKRLGDGAHAVVSAEALVGQELHPEDRDWALRPFTSGGGAWSYTGNPGAFLFPRLTGDETIEEFTAALSDAQFGGWGGVFVDPRCTDFGGHREGETCRFRYQQWDNLLQASRQFRGFAEVNGEMGDRSSYHVEALWAEATTPEWFTTPSYPPISPYNGAQVIEPGNPGRQAFCGAHGQSAGFASQQACLEDDWYFYGRLVGNSGPGRTLERASRTQRIAASLERGIESLGGAAIELSASYSRASGNANLPAEYAYRKFLAFRGFGGPDCGVTVVVDPSSPSGMALGPLNGAVAGQGNCRYYNPFSNAHRLSAQPGALYRDQPNPDYMPGLENSAELIDWINEEVNLDSSADLFVADAMLKGAVTEGLDYAVGYQFRRFGVSATPNQPGDLSINPCPVPGDRSCLEKAGAFTFTTGHYEYQDAQMVNRFFAESRFTLGDRVEGQAAANYEFHGSVSSFDPKLAVRVALADPLALRASLQTTFRTPSVDDLNEDRSTGLEYVSEAGIYKAVDAFGNSRLVPERALTYNVGLTLQLPRFRATADYWSYDFRDVIDQVPFGGVTRLYAAGGASRAAVQEFVTCPDGPGTGTCHVSAVERIRVTNVNWPGIRMSGIDLHASTRLSVGGGILSLGADGTYTREFFVKALELNGAEVFAAQDAAGQLNWGNPIAPPLPQWKLRFSAGYHWGDYSVVNYLNTVSGYTNEVFPDTDFEHIDRFVGWDLSLLRRTSSTTDVALSVINLLDADPPLVNWEQSYDAFTHSPKGRRLKLSVTYRPGN, encoded by the coding sequence ATGGAAACCGAAACTGCGCTGAACGTGGATCCCGCGAGACTCGCCACTCTTGAAGCCGACCGCTCCGGCCTGGGCTTCAAGGTGTTGACGTTCGCGTTGGCCATGATGGCCGCGGGACTCTCCTGGGTGGCCCCGGTGTCGGCTCAGCAGACGGGCACCATTACGGGCACGGTGGAAGACGCGGAGACCGGCGAGCCGCTGGCGAGTGCGCAGATCAGCGTGCCCGCGCTCGGGATCGGAGTGCTCTCCAGCGGAAACGGGCGGTTCGCCCTGCCGGGCGTTCCCGTCGGCACGCACGAACTCCGTGCCGAGAGGCTGGGCTATGCGGTCCTGTCGCTGAGCGTCACCGTGAACGCGGATGCGGCTGCGACCGTCGAACTCAGACTGACAACAACCGTCCTGGGTCTCGCGGAACTGGTGGTGACGGGCACCGCGTTCTCGGAGTCGCTCGTGCAACTGCCCTACGCGGTGGCCGTTTCGAGCCGGAGGACGCTGGCGGAGCAGGGGTCTCCACAGGCCGTGGACTTCTTCCGCAACCTCGGATCGAGCGCCGGGGTCCTCGGAGACCGCCAGGGTTGGTACAACACCCGGCCCCCCGCAGCGGTGTCGGAGACGGTCGCCAGCGTCAACCTCAGGGGGATCGGGCCGTCCCGCACCCTCGTGCTGCTCAACGGGCGGCGTCAAGTGTACCTGCCGGCGCGGCTGTCCGGTGGGAGGTTCGTGGACGTGAACGCCTTTCCGTCGATCGCGTTGGACCGGATCGAGGTGGTGAAGGAGGGCGCGTCGGCGGTCTACGGCTCGGACGCCGTGGCGGGCGTGGCCAACTTTCTGACCCGCAGCGATTTTGAAGGGCTGGAGGTGTCGGGCTCGCACGAGTACTTCGCCGGGTCCGGGGAGACGCACGCGGGAGCGATTTGGGGCAAGCGGCTCGGAGACGGCGCGCACGCCGTCGTTTCCGCCGAGGCACTGGTCGGCCAGGAGTTGCACCCCGAGGATCGCGATTGGGCGCTGCGTCCCTTCACGTCCGGCGGCGGGGCTTGGTCCTATACGGGCAACCCCGGCGCGTTCCTCTTCCCGAGGTTGACGGGCGACGAGACGATCGAAGAGTTCACCGCGGCCCTTTCGGACGCCCAGTTCGGAGGCTGGGGCGGCGTCTTCGTGGATCCCCGCTGCACGGACTTCGGGGGGCACCGCGAGGGCGAGACCTGCCGCTTCCGCTACCAGCAGTGGGACAATCTGCTCCAGGCGTCCCGCCAATTCCGAGGCTTCGCCGAGGTCAACGGAGAGATGGGGGACCGTTCGAGCTACCACGTCGAGGCGCTCTGGGCCGAGGCCACGACTCCCGAGTGGTTCACGACCCCGTCCTATCCGCCGATCTCTCCGTACAACGGAGCCCAGGTGATCGAACCCGGGAATCCGGGCAGGCAGGCGTTCTGCGGGGCCCATGGACAGAGCGCCGGTTTCGCGAGCCAACAGGCCTGTCTGGAGGACGACTGGTACTTCTACGGGCGGCTCGTCGGCAACTCGGGACCCGGGAGGACGCTGGAGCGCGCGTCCCGCACTCAGCGGATCGCTGCCTCGCTGGAGCGCGGCATCGAGTCGCTGGGCGGGGCGGCCATCGAGTTGTCCGCGAGCTATTCGCGGGCTTCCGGCAACGCGAACCTTCCGGCCGAGTACGCCTACCGGAAGTTTCTGGCGTTCCGCGGCTTCGGAGGCCCGGATTGCGGAGTGACGGTCGTGGTCGACCCGTCGAGTCCGTCCGGGATGGCGCTCGGCCCCCTCAACGGTGCTGTGGCGGGCCAGGGCAACTGCCGGTACTACAACCCGTTCAGCAACGCGCACCGGCTATCGGCGCAGCCGGGCGCGCTATACCGGGACCAGCCGAACCCGGACTACATGCCCGGACTGGAGAACAGCGCGGAACTGATCGACTGGATCAACGAGGAGGTGAATCTGGACAGTTCGGCGGACCTGTTCGTCGCCGACGCGATGCTCAAGGGGGCCGTCACGGAGGGGCTCGACTACGCCGTCGGGTATCAGTTCCGCAGGTTCGGCGTTTCCGCGACCCCCAACCAGCCGGGCGACCTGTCGATCAACCCGTGCCCCGTGCCGGGAGACCGCAGCTGCCTCGAGAAGGCCGGGGCGTTCACCTTCACCACCGGGCACTACGAGTACCAGGACGCCCAGATGGTGAACCGGTTCTTCGCGGAGAGCCGCTTCACACTCGGCGACAGGGTGGAGGGCCAGGCCGCCGCCAACTACGAGTTCCACGGGTCGGTGAGCAGCTTCGATCCCAAGCTGGCCGTCCGCGTGGCGTTGGCCGACCCGCTGGCGCTGCGCGCCTCGCTCCAGACGACCTTCCGCACGCCCTCCGTGGACGACCTGAACGAAGACCGCAGCACCGGGCTCGAATACGTATCCGAGGCGGGCATCTACAAGGCGGTGGACGCGTTCGGCAACAGCCGGCTCGTGCCCGAGCGCGCGTTGACCTACAACGTGGGGCTGACCTTGCAGCTTCCACGGTTTCGCGCCACGGCCGACTACTGGAGCTACGACTTCCGCGACGTGATCGACCAGGTGCCCTTCGGGGGCGTGACCCGGCTGTACGCGGCGGGCGGGGCCTCGCGGGCCGCCGTGCAGGAGTTCGTGACCTGCCCCGACGGGCCGGGGACGGGAACCTGCCACGTGTCGGCCGTGGAACGGATCAGGGTGACGAACGTGAACTGGCCGGGCATCCGGATGTCGGGAATCGACCTGCACGCGAGCACGCGCCTGTCCGTCGGCGGGGGCATCCTCTCGCTGGGGGCCGACGGCACCTACACACGGGAGTTCTTCGTCAAGGCGCTCGAACTCAACGGGGCCGAGGTTTTTGCCGCGCAGGACGCGGCGGGCCAACTCAACTGGGGCAATCCCATCGCTCCCCCGCTGCCGCAGTGGAAGCTCCGCTTCTCGGCGGGATACCATTGGGGCGACTACAGCGTGGTCAACTACCTCAACACCGTCTCCGGGTACACGAACGAAGTGTTCCCCGACACCGATTTCGAGCACATCGACCGGTTCGTGGGCTGGGACCTCAGTCTGCTGCGGCGCACGTCGAGCACGACCGATGTCGCGCTGTCGGTGATCAACCTTCTCGACGCCGATCCGCCACTGGTCAACTGGGAACAGTCCTACGACGCCTTCACCCACAGCCCCAAGGGCAGGCGCCTCAAGCTCTCGGTGACCTACCGCCCCGGGAACTGA
- a CDS encoding porin family protein, giving the protein MRKLVVLAGLALIAAPATAQTTLGLKGGVGFGTVSIEQEGVEEESVSGFVAGMELGVPVSNALSLRFGGAYAQKGGSGNVEGGKITLGFDYVQLSALARVGTSGGGVSIGVTAGPWAAYRLSCEVEGTLEGLSVVTPCVDPPFADFDIETLDFGVAFGGGVEFPLAGSVRLGLDALYSLGLASIDEDDSKTRHLTIQSGFVIPTIGGGDTA; this is encoded by the coding sequence ATGCGAAAGCTTGTTGTGTTGGCCGGTCTTGCGCTGATCGCGGCCCCTGCGACCGCTCAGACCACCCTGGGTTTGAAGGGCGGAGTCGGTTTCGGCACCGTCTCCATCGAGCAGGAGGGAGTCGAGGAGGAATCCGTTTCCGGCTTCGTCGCGGGGATGGAACTCGGTGTTCCGGTGTCCAACGCGTTGAGCCTGAGGTTCGGCGGGGCGTACGCGCAGAAGGGCGGCAGCGGCAACGTCGAGGGTGGCAAGATCACGCTCGGCTTCGACTACGTCCAACTCTCGGCCTTGGCGAGGGTCGGCACGTCCGGCGGCGGGGTTTCCATCGGCGTGACGGCCGGCCCATGGGCGGCCTATCGACTCTCGTGCGAAGTGGAGGGCACTCTGGAGGGATTGAGCGTCGTCACGCCTTGCGTCGATCCGCCTTTCGCGGACTTCGACATCGAGACCTTGGACTTCGGCGTGGCATTCGGCGGAGGCGTCGAGTTTCCTCTCGCCGGCAGCGTCCGGCTGGGGCTCGACGCCCTCTACTCGCTCGGCCTCGCCTCGATAGACGAGGACGACTCCAAGACGCGGCACCTGACCATTCAGAGCGGCTTCGTCATCCCGACCATCGGTGGCGGAGACACGGCGTAG
- a CDS encoding patatin-like phospholipase family protein, translating into MNISEVKDIPDARLERVEIQLGNLTNRLNHFQEIEGLCCAGLKRTVPDQETEPGPNGGRVTGSPREAAASGWGGPNAGEVLVFIVSLLLLLVVATARPPVAQAQEPTTRPRVGLALGGGAARGLAHVGVLEWLEEHRIPVDAIAGTSVGGLVGGSYAAGRTALEVRDMVADIDWDRLFRGDVEYGLKSYRRKEDRRGYPVRPEFGWRDGPRVAQSLDPGHEVELLLSRVALPHVDPIDFDDLPIPFRAVATDLEGAAVAELGSGSLASALRATMSIPGVFHPVERDGLLLADGGLLNNVPADVVSRMGVDVVIAVNVGAPLATREDMRSLVNVAGQAIGIMMTERSRSVMSRHADHILAPPVQDISAIDWRRFDTIRAIGYRAAAEAGESLAYLSLSPAEWARHVEARRSRRPPPPAEPRFVRVAGVDRRSAEEIVQAVEPVLGTALDPDELELRLTRLAGGGRYGSLGYGLAREGNRTGIAIRARDKPHGPPFLNLALEVEDRTGAGWEASVGTRFTVLDAGSREAELRLDLSIGPDPDALLDYYLPVAGSPVFLAPRIGFDSRRQWIAAETDGISPSYRTRRVGAGADVGVALGRAGELRIGYEAAIVVARVDDGTPLLQDIDGREHGARVKFVYDGQDDWLLPRSGIRIAIEARRLASAAGQSTGFAEARIRSSMFLPIGGRGRVFLLLAGTEAFDDRLVPLYQSTLGGPFRLSTFERDEFRGVRTAYAGTGYLHQFGRLPDFMGGPIHGGAWIETGWIETGTALPEARHADLAPNLSAGLLVDTLLGALLGGASIAEGRRPRINIALGRPFW; encoded by the coding sequence ATGAACATCTCTGAAGTGAAGGACATTCCGGATGCCCGCCTTGAGCGCGTGGAAATCCAGTTGGGCAACTTGACCAACCGGTTGAACCACTTCCAAGAGATCGAGGGACTATGCTGTGCGGGATTGAAGAGAACAGTTCCGGATCAGGAAACTGAACCGGGCCCTAATGGGGGCCGCGTGACGGGATCGCCTCGAGAGGCGGCTGCCAGCGGCTGGGGCGGGCCGAACGCCGGAGAGGTCCTGGTCTTCATCGTGAGCTTGCTGCTGTTGCTGGTTGTGGCGACGGCGCGTCCTCCCGTGGCACAGGCGCAGGAGCCGACGACCCGCCCTCGCGTGGGGCTCGCGCTCGGTGGCGGCGCAGCGCGCGGGCTCGCGCACGTAGGCGTCCTCGAATGGCTTGAGGAGCACAGGATTCCGGTCGATGCGATCGCCGGCACGAGCGTGGGCGGGCTTGTGGGTGGCAGCTACGCGGCGGGACGAACGGCGCTCGAAGTTCGGGACATGGTGGCCGACATCGACTGGGACCGGTTGTTTCGCGGCGATGTCGAGTACGGGCTGAAGTCGTATCGGCGCAAGGAGGATCGTCGCGGGTATCCCGTGCGTCCGGAGTTCGGTTGGCGTGACGGCCCGCGTGTAGCGCAGAGCCTCGACCCGGGCCACGAAGTCGAGTTGCTGTTGAGCCGGGTGGCGCTGCCGCATGTCGACCCGATCGATTTCGACGACCTCCCGATCCCGTTTCGCGCTGTCGCCACCGACCTGGAGGGAGCGGCGGTCGCGGAACTCGGGAGCGGTTCGCTGGCGAGCGCACTTCGCGCCACGATGTCGATTCCCGGCGTGTTCCACCCGGTCGAGCGCGACGGCCTTCTGCTCGCCGACGGCGGCCTGCTCAACAACGTGCCCGCCGACGTTGTCAGCCGGATGGGCGTGGATGTCGTCATCGCCGTCAACGTCGGGGCTCCGCTCGCAACCCGTGAGGACATGCGGTCCCTCGTCAACGTGGCGGGCCAGGCGATCGGGATCATGATGACGGAGCGGAGCCGCAGCGTGATGAGCCGCCACGCCGATCACATCCTTGCGCCACCGGTTCAAGACATATCGGCGATCGACTGGCGGCGCTTCGACACGATCCGGGCAATCGGATACCGGGCAGCCGCCGAAGCCGGCGAGTCGCTGGCCTACCTCTCGCTGTCGCCTGCCGAGTGGGCGCGGCATGTCGAGGCGCGCCGGTCGCGCCGACCTCCACCGCCCGCCGAACCTCGGTTCGTCCGGGTAGCGGGCGTGGATCGCCGTTCAGCGGAGGAGATCGTCCAAGCCGTGGAGCCGGTGCTCGGAACCGCGCTGGACCCGGACGAACTCGAGCTTCGCCTGACTCGGCTTGCAGGCGGTGGCCGGTATGGGAGTCTCGGATACGGCTTGGCGCGGGAGGGCAACCGCACGGGGATCGCGATCCGGGCTCGCGACAAACCTCATGGTCCCCCGTTCCTGAATCTCGCGCTCGAGGTCGAGGATCGCACTGGCGCCGGCTGGGAGGCGTCGGTCGGAACGCGGTTCACGGTTCTGGACGCCGGAAGCCGCGAAGCCGAACTGAGGCTCGATCTTTCGATCGGGCCGGATCCGGACGCACTGCTCGACTACTATCTGCCCGTCGCGGGATCGCCCGTCTTCCTCGCGCCGCGCATCGGCTTCGACAGCCGTCGGCAGTGGATCGCCGCAGAGACGGACGGGATATCGCCAAGTTACCGGACGCGGCGCGTGGGTGCGGGGGCCGACGTTGGCGTGGCCCTCGGTCGCGCCGGTGAACTCCGCATCGGATACGAAGCGGCCATCGTTGTCGCGCGCGTTGATGACGGTACTCCTCTCCTGCAGGACATCGACGGGCGGGAGCACGGCGCGCGCGTGAAGTTCGTGTACGACGGGCAGGACGACTGGCTGCTGCCTCGCAGCGGCATTCGGATCGCGATCGAAGCACGGCGTTTGGCGAGCGCGGCGGGCCAGTCTACCGGCTTCGCGGAGGCCCGAATCAGGAGCAGCATGTTCCTCCCCATCGGCGGGCGGGGCCGCGTCTTTCTGCTGCTGGCCGGGACCGAGGCGTTCGACGATCGGCTCGTGCCCTTGTACCAGTCGACGCTCGGGGGTCCCTTTCGCCTCAGCACGTTCGAGCGCGACGAGTTCCGCGGCGTCCGCACGGCGTATGCCGGCACGGGATACCTGCACCAGTTCGGGCGGTTGCCCGATTTCATGGGCGGCCCGATCCATGGCGGTGCCTGGATCGAGACCGGCTGGATCGAGACCGGCACTGCGCTCCCGGAGGCCAGGCACGCCGATCTCGCCCCGAACCTCTCGGCCGGGCTGCTCGTCGACACGCTGCTCGGCGCACTACTCGGCGGCGCGAGCATTGCCGAGGGCCGCAGGCCGAGAATCAACATCGCGCTCGGTCGTCCGTTCTGGTAA
- a CDS encoding transposase has protein sequence MKKLKTKVYVGMDVHKDSVTIAVLPEGAREPTLVKRLSHDPRGLRRLLDRLAREHEVRACYEASGAGYVLERMIRGWGHDCEIVAPSLIPRRPGEQRKHDRKDAEELARLYRAGELVRRTL, from the coding sequence ATGAAGAAGCTGAAGACCAAGGTGTACGTCGGGATGGATGTCCACAAGGACAGCGTGACGATCGCGGTGCTGCCGGAGGGAGCGCGGGAGCCGACGCTGGTGAAGCGGCTGTCGCACGATCCTCGGGGACTCAGGCGGCTGCTGGACCGTTTGGCCCGGGAGCATGAGGTGCGCGCCTGCTACGAGGCGAGCGGTGCGGGCTACGTGCTCGAGCGGATGATCCGGGGCTGGGGCCACGACTGCGAGATCGTGGCTCCCTCGCTGATTCCGCGACGTCCGGGAGAACAGCGCAAGCACGACCGCAAGGACGCGGAGGAACTTGCGAGGCTGTACCGGGCGGGGGAGCTGGTGCGGCGGACACTCTGA